The Pogona vitticeps strain Pit_001003342236 chromosome 6, PviZW2.1, whole genome shotgun sequence genome contains a region encoding:
- the PPP1R35 gene encoding protein phosphatase 1 regulatory subunit 35 — translation MAAASGLPHGDDRDSFPCAAPTPLPAPQSLGLAPSPEVVLTPERDSTRKTGSGILRQHGQGKLPRRQVRFRLGSISLDPPKPPEETQSNNSEGPQLPVTPKQQTRDGSARVDLQPPPAPLAVPVPHSTLALGAEVQAAREQGFNAQQAAEELVQRSFVTRCAVEARVSEGVNIPRDQQLYHGLVSLHVPEEELLSSVVQEKLALVRHRPEARQEAHGTGPDLLAFYNPEELFTETPYLEVEGLPPLKLQPQTRDPSTTFFMYRKLHQWDS, via the exons ATGGCTGCGGCCTCCGGCCTTCCCCATGGAGATGACAGGGACAGCTTCCCCTGTGCCGCGCCCACCCCACTGCCAGCCCCACAGAGCCTGGGCCTGGCCCCCAGTCCAGAGGTCGTCCTCACCCCCGAGCGGGACAGCACTAGAAAAACGGGCAGCGGGATCCTTCGGCAACACGGGCAGGGGAAGCTCCCGCGGAGACAG GTTCGTTTCAGGCTGGGATCAATCAGCCTCGATCCACCCAAGCCGCCGGAGGAGACCCAGAGTAACAACTCTGAGGGCCCCCAGCTCCCCGTCACACCGAAGCAGCAGACCCGGGATGGCTCGGCCAGGGTGGACTTGCAGCCGCCCCCTGCTCCGCTGGCCGTCCCCGTTCCCCACAGCACTCTGGCTTTGGGAGCAGAGGTGCAGGCCGCGCGAGAGCAGGGCTTCAATGCTCAGCAGGCGGCAGAGGAGCTGGTGCAACGCTCCTTTGTCACCCGTTGTGCTGTGGAAGCTCGAGTGAGTGAAG GCGTGAACATCCCTCGGGACCAGCAACTCTACCACGGACTCGTCAGCCTCCACGTCCCAGAAGAGGAATTGCTCAGCTCGGTTGTGCAGGAGAAACTCGCCCTTGTCCGGCACCGTCCTGAAGCCAGGCAG GAGGCACACGGCACAGGACCGGATCTGCTGGCATTTTACAACCCAGAGGAGCTGTTCACGGAGACTCCCTACCTGGAGGTGGAAGGACTGCCACCCTTGAAGCTACAACCTCAGACACGGGATCCATCCACCACGTTCTTTATGTACCGAAAGCTCCACCAGTGGGACAGTTGA